The proteins below are encoded in one region of Verrucomicrobiota bacterium:
- a CDS encoding glycoside hydrolase family 13: MYSSRPHAAGSSPRYSAKNFAIPVNFVYYAPEAKHVSVIGDFNEWLPDA, from the coding sequence ATGTATTCCAGTCGTCCGCACGCCGCCGGTTCCTCCCCTCGGTATTCCGCCAAAAATTTCGCGATCCCGGTCAATTTTGTTTATTACGCGCCCGAAGCAAAACATGTCTCGGTGATCGGCGACTTCAATGAATGGCTCCCGGACGCGC